One Thermus sp. CCB_US3_UF1 DNA window includes the following coding sequences:
- the infB gene encoding translation initiation factor IF-2, with the protein MAKIRIYQLAKELGMENEELLELLSQMGVPYKSHASTLSEEDAEAVRELVREQRGLQARLAEEERRKSLPRRPPVVVIMGHVDHGKTTLLDYLRKSRIAEKEAGGITQHVGAFEVKTPQGTVVFIDTPGHEAFTSIRQRGARVADIAVIVIAADDGIMPQTDEAIAHAKAAGAKILFALNKMDLPQADPDRVKRQLMERGFVPEEYGGEAIVVPISAKTGMGVQDLLEMILLIAELEDYRADPNAEPRGVVLESRLDKQAGIIANILVQEGTFRVGDYVVAGEVLGRIRAMMDADGQQRKEAGPGSAVQVLGFQELPHAGDVVEWVPDLEAAKEITEERKEERRAKEEAERERRPKTMADLLRALQEEGKKEVNLILRADTQGSLEAIQHILAKESTEEVQINVLLAQVGAPTESDVLLAQTSGAAILAFGVNPAGSVKKAAEQKGVLLKTFRIIYDLIDEVRTMVKGQREPQYKEEVLGRAEVRAIFRLPGGKQVAGCMVTQGKVPRSAEVRVLRKGQEIWKGRIASLKRFKEDVREVAQGYECGIGLEGFDEFQEGDILEAFQMVEIPA; encoded by the coding sequence ATGGCCAAAATACGCATCTACCAGCTGGCTAAAGAGCTGGGCATGGAAAACGAAGAGCTCCTGGAGCTCCTTTCCCAGATGGGGGTTCCCTACAAATCCCACGCCTCCACCCTTTCCGAGGAGGACGCGGAGGCGGTGCGGGAACTCGTCCGGGAGCAACGGGGGCTGCAGGCAAGGCTGGCCGAGGAGGAGCGGAGGAAAAGCCTCCCCCGCCGCCCCCCGGTGGTGGTCATCATGGGCCACGTGGACCACGGCAAGACCACCCTCCTGGACTACCTGCGCAAAAGCCGCATCGCCGAGAAGGAGGCGGGAGGGATCACCCAGCACGTGGGCGCCTTTGAGGTGAAGACCCCCCAGGGCACCGTGGTCTTCATCGACACCCCGGGGCACGAGGCCTTCACCAGCATCCGGCAGCGGGGGGCCAGGGTGGCGGACATCGCCGTCATCGTCATCGCCGCCGACGACGGGATCATGCCCCAGACCGACGAGGCCATCGCCCACGCCAAGGCCGCCGGGGCCAAGATCCTCTTCGCCCTGAACAAGATGGACCTGCCCCAGGCCGACCCCGACCGGGTCAAGCGGCAGCTGATGGAGCGGGGGTTTGTCCCGGAGGAGTACGGGGGAGAGGCCATCGTGGTGCCCATCAGCGCCAAGACCGGGATGGGGGTGCAGGACCTCTTGGAGATGATCCTCCTCATCGCCGAGCTGGAGGACTACCGGGCGGACCCCAACGCCGAGCCCCGGGGGGTGGTCCTGGAGTCGCGGCTGGACAAGCAGGCGGGGATCATCGCCAACATCCTGGTCCAGGAGGGCACCTTCCGCGTGGGGGACTACGTGGTGGCTGGGGAGGTCTTGGGCCGCATCCGGGCCATGATGGATGCCGACGGCCAGCAGCGCAAGGAGGCGGGGCCGGGAAGCGCCGTTCAGGTCCTGGGCTTCCAGGAACTCCCCCACGCCGGGGATGTGGTGGAATGGGTGCCGGACCTCGAGGCCGCCAAGGAAATCACCGAGGAGCGCAAGGAGGAACGCCGGGCCAAGGAGGAGGCGGAAAGGGAGCGCCGCCCCAAGACCATGGCCGACCTCCTGAGGGCCTTGCAGGAGGAGGGGAAGAAGGAGGTAAACCTCATCCTGCGGGCGGATACCCAGGGTTCCTTGGAGGCCATCCAACATATCCTGGCTAAGGAGAGCACGGAGGAGGTGCAGATCAACGTCCTCCTGGCCCAGGTGGGGGCCCCCACGGAGTCGGACGTCCTCCTGGCCCAGACCTCGGGGGCGGCCATCCTGGCCTTCGGCGTGAACCCGGCGGGTTCGGTGAAGAAGGCCGCGGAGCAGAAGGGCGTCCTCCTCAAGACCTTCCGCATCATCTACGACCTCATCGACGAGGTACGGACCATGGTCAAGGGGCAAAGGGAGCCCCAGTACAAGGAGGAGGTCCTGGGCCGGGCCGAGGTGCGGGCCATCTTCCGCCTACCCGGGGGGAAGCAGGTGGCGGGGTGCATGGTCACCCAGGGCAAGGTCCCCCGGAGCGCCGAGGTGCGTGTCCTGCGCAAGGGGCAGGAGATCTGGAAGGGGCGCATCGCCAGCCTCAAGCGCTTCAAGGAGGACGTGCGGGAGGTGGCCCAGGGGTACGAGTGCGGGATCGGCCTGGAGGGGTTTGACGAGTTCCAGGAAGGGGACATCCTCGAGGCCTTCCAGATGGTGGAGATCCCGGCCTAG
- a CDS encoding YlxR family protein, with the protein MTRHVPLRMCVACRKRRPKGELLRILLTPEGFRMDPTGKLPGRGAYVCPDNPDCWTEKKLRRFAGGRAKALAEALAALLGGQNGQNTHLPAG; encoded by the coding sequence ATGACGCGCCACGTCCCCTTGCGCATGTGCGTGGCCTGCCGCAAAAGGCGGCCCAAAGGGGAACTCTTGCGCATCCTCCTCACCCCCGAGGGGTTCCGCATGGACCCCACGGGCAAGCTTCCGGGCCGGGGGGCTTACGTCTGCCCCGACAACCCGGACTGCTGGACGGAAAAGAAACTTAGGCGCTTTGCTGGGGGCCGGGCCAAGGCCCTTGCCGAGGCCCTGGCCGCCCTCTTAGGAGGTCAGAATGGCCAAAATACGCATCTACCAGCTGGCTAA
- the nusA gene encoding transcription termination factor NusA, protein MNREFIDAMQQLALERGVTTDEVLEAFKEALRKAYIKRQKGYRKEEIDEGKGPVVDVYIDPQTGRIEMVEVRTVVEKVEDPDKEIALAEALQYDPEVQLGDEMEFPIDPEALSRMAIQDLRQILTQRLKESERNRIYNEYKDKEGQVLTGVVTRVDNRGNVFVELGRGEAYLPKSEQIPTEKYYPGQRLKVYLKKVDRSAKGPSLIVSRAHERLLEHLLKQEVPEIAEGIVEIKAIAREPGRRSKVAVMSHNPNVDPIGACIGHKGQRIQAVSAELGREKVDIIQWAKDPKDFIRNALSPAQVGSIELEPEGKKARVKVTKDQHSLAIGTGGQNVRLASKLTGYDIHFEEAEISDLDEAIRRAALEEAEAPSRAKEEFEKLFKDLSE, encoded by the coding sequence ATGAACCGGGAGTTCATAGACGCCATGCAGCAACTGGCCCTGGAGCGCGGGGTCACCACGGACGAGGTTCTGGAGGCCTTTAAGGAAGCCCTACGCAAGGCCTACATCAAACGACAAAAGGGCTACCGCAAGGAGGAGATCGACGAGGGCAAGGGGCCCGTGGTGGACGTGTACATTGACCCCCAGACGGGGCGGATCGAGATGGTGGAGGTCCGCACCGTGGTGGAGAAGGTGGAGGACCCCGATAAGGAGATCGCCCTAGCCGAGGCCCTGCAGTACGACCCCGAGGTCCAGTTGGGCGACGAGATGGAGTTCCCCATTGACCCCGAGGCCCTCTCCCGCATGGCCATCCAGGACCTGCGCCAGATCCTCACCCAGCGCCTCAAGGAGTCCGAACGCAACCGCATCTACAACGAGTACAAGGACAAGGAAGGGCAGGTCCTCACCGGGGTGGTGACCCGGGTGGACAACCGGGGCAACGTCTTCGTGGAGCTGGGCCGGGGAGAGGCCTACCTGCCCAAAAGCGAGCAGATCCCCACGGAGAAGTACTACCCGGGCCAGCGCCTCAAGGTCTACCTGAAGAAGGTGGACCGCTCCGCCAAGGGCCCTTCCCTCATCGTGAGCCGGGCCCACGAGAGGCTTTTGGAACACCTCCTCAAGCAGGAGGTGCCGGAGATCGCCGAGGGCATCGTGGAGATCAAGGCCATCGCCCGCGAGCCGGGCCGCAGGAGCAAGGTGGCGGTGATGAGCCACAACCCCAACGTGGACCCCATCGGGGCCTGCATCGGCCACAAGGGGCAGCGCATCCAGGCGGTCTCCGCCGAGCTGGGCCGGGAGAAGGTGGACATCATCCAGTGGGCCAAAGACCCCAAAGACTTCATCCGCAACGCCCTTTCCCCCGCCCAGGTGGGCTCCATTGAGCTGGAACCCGAGGGCAAGAAAGCCCGGGTCAAGGTGACCAAGGACCAGCACTCCTTGGCCATCGGCACCGGGGGGCAGAACGTCCGCCTGGCCTCCAAGCTCACGGGCTACGACATCCACTTTGAGGAGGCGGAGATCTCCGACCTGGACGAGGCCATCCGCCGGGCCGCCCTGGAGGAGGCGGAGGCTCCCTCCCGGGCCAAGGAGGAGTTTGAGAAGCTCTTCAAGGACCTTTCGGAATGA
- the rimP gene encoding ribosome maturation factor RimP, with protein MPLDLWRLVEEAVEPLDLEVLEVKEAPGEVLVRLERKDERPISVADLERASRAIEAALDREDPIPGSYRLLVESPGPKRPLFTRRHFERFQGLKAKVPGPEGFTGRILRLEGEEVVFQVGPEEKRLKIGTFRAQLAEWPEEPR; from the coding sequence GTGCCTTTAGACCTTTGGCGGCTAGTGGAGGAAGCGGTGGAACCCTTGGACCTCGAGGTCCTGGAGGTCAAGGAGGCCCCGGGGGAGGTGTTGGTGCGCCTGGAACGCAAAGACGAGCGGCCCATCTCCGTGGCCGACCTGGAACGGGCCAGCCGGGCCATCGAGGCGGCCCTGGACCGGGAAGACCCCATCCCCGGCAGCTACCGCCTCCTGGTGGAGTCCCCCGGACCCAAGCGGCCCCTCTTCACCCGCCGCCACTTTGAGCGCTTCCAGGGCCTGAAGGCCAAGGTACCGGGCCCCGAGGGGTTCACCGGGAGGATCCTCCGCCTGGAGGGGGAGGAAGTGGTCTTCCAGGTGGGCCCTGAGGAGAAGCGCCTCAAGATCGGCACCTTCCGCGCCCAGCTGGCCGAATGGCCTGAGGAGCCAAGGTAG
- the secD gene encoding protein translocase subunit SecD produces the protein MNRKLFNGLFLLGIFLASLLFLWKPWAPTEPKVKLGLDLKGGLRIVLEAAVDNPTPDDLEKARTVLENRINALGVAEPLIQIQGQKRIVVELPGLSQADQDRALKLIGQRAVLEFRILKEGATGTTVAQINQALRENPRLKREDLEKDLIKPEDLGPALLTGSDLADARAVFDQFGRPQVALTFTPEGARKFEEVTRANVGKQLAIVLDGKVYTAPVIRQAISGGQAVIEGLSGLEEASEIALVLRSGALPVPLQVAEIRAIGPTLGQDAIQAGIRSALIGTLAIFLLIFAYYGASLGLVASLGLLYTAVLILGLLSGLGATLTLPGIAGLVLTLGAAVDGNVLSFERIKEELRAGKRFRQAIPEGFKHSTLTILDVNIAHLLAAAALYQYATGPVRGFAVILAIGVVASVFSNLIFSRYLLERLAERGEIRPPMWLVDPRFNFMGPARYITVATLLLAVAAAGVVFTKGFNYSIDFTGGTAYTLRTDPEVGVDTLRRFLEAKGFPAKEAVITEVQAPTADHKEFSLKLPPLTDAKRLELERLFASELKATVLTSETVGPAIGAELRRDAVMAVLVGLGLILIYVAFRFDWTFGVASVLAVAHDVAIVAGMYSLLGLEFSIPTIAALLTIVGYSINDSIVVSDRIRENQKLLRGLAYRELVNRSINQTLSRTVMTSLTTLLPILALLFLGGSVLRDFALAIFVGIFVGTYSSIYVVSALVVFWKDLRRKEAKGAA, from the coding sequence ATGAACCGAAAGCTTTTCAACGGTCTCTTTCTGCTGGGGATCTTCCTGGCATCCCTCCTCTTCCTTTGGAAGCCCTGGGCTCCCACCGAACCCAAGGTCAAGCTGGGCCTGGACCTGAAAGGGGGCCTGCGCATCGTGCTGGAAGCGGCGGTGGATAACCCCACCCCCGACGACCTGGAAAAGGCCCGCACCGTCCTGGAAAACCGCATCAACGCCCTGGGGGTGGCCGAGCCCCTCATCCAGATCCAGGGGCAGAAGCGGATCGTGGTGGAGCTTCCCGGCCTCTCCCAGGCCGACCAGGACCGGGCCCTTAAGCTCATCGGCCAGCGGGCCGTCCTGGAGTTCCGCATCCTCAAGGAGGGGGCCACGGGCACCACCGTGGCCCAGATCAACCAGGCCCTGCGGGAAAACCCCCGCCTCAAGCGGGAGGACCTGGAAAAGGACCTGATCAAGCCCGAGGACCTGGGCCCTGCCCTCCTCACCGGCTCGGACCTGGCCGACGCCCGGGCGGTCTTTGACCAGTTTGGCCGCCCCCAGGTGGCCCTCACCTTCACCCCCGAAGGGGCCAGGAAGTTTGAGGAGGTCACCCGGGCCAACGTGGGCAAGCAGCTGGCCATCGTCCTAGACGGCAAGGTCTACACCGCCCCCGTGATCCGCCAGGCCATCAGCGGGGGGCAGGCGGTGATCGAGGGGCTTTCCGGCCTCGAGGAAGCCAGCGAGATCGCCCTGGTCCTGCGCTCTGGGGCCCTGCCCGTGCCGCTTCAGGTGGCGGAGATCCGGGCCATCGGCCCCACCCTGGGGCAGGACGCCATCCAGGCCGGCATCCGCTCGGCCCTCATCGGCACCTTGGCCATCTTCCTCCTCATCTTCGCCTACTACGGGGCAAGCCTGGGCCTGGTGGCCTCCTTGGGCCTCCTCTACACCGCGGTCCTGATCCTGGGCCTCCTCTCGGGCCTGGGGGCCACCCTGACCCTGCCTGGCATCGCCGGCCTGGTCCTCACCCTGGGCGCAGCGGTGGACGGAAACGTCCTCTCCTTTGAGAGGATCAAGGAGGAGCTGCGGGCGGGCAAGCGCTTCCGCCAGGCCATCCCCGAGGGCTTCAAGCACTCCACCCTCACCATCCTGGACGTGAACATCGCCCACCTCCTGGCCGCGGCGGCCCTGTACCAGTACGCCACCGGGCCGGTGCGGGGGTTCGCCGTGATCCTGGCCATCGGGGTGGTGGCCAGCGTCTTCTCCAACCTCATCTTCAGCCGCTACCTCCTGGAACGCCTGGCCGAGAGGGGGGAGATCCGCCCCCCCATGTGGCTGGTGGACCCCCGGTTCAACTTCATGGGGCCGGCCCGGTACATCACCGTGGCCACCCTGCTCCTGGCGGTGGCCGCGGCTGGGGTGGTCTTCACCAAGGGCTTCAACTACTCCATCGACTTCACGGGGGGGACGGCCTACACCCTGCGCACGGACCCCGAGGTGGGGGTGGACACCCTACGGCGCTTCCTGGAGGCCAAGGGCTTCCCCGCCAAGGAGGCGGTGATCACCGAGGTCCAGGCCCCCACCGCCGACCACAAGGAGTTCTCCCTAAAGCTCCCGCCCCTGACCGACGCCAAGCGCCTAGAGCTGGAAAGGCTCTTCGCCTCCGAGCTCAAGGCCACGGTCCTCACCTCGGAGACCGTGGGCCCGGCCATCGGGGCCGAACTTAGGCGGGACGCGGTGATGGCCGTGCTGGTGGGCCTGGGGCTCATCCTCATCTACGTGGCCTTCCGCTTTGACTGGACCTTCGGGGTGGCCAGCGTCCTGGCTGTGGCCCACGACGTGGCCATCGTGGCCGGGATGTACAGCCTCCTGGGGCTGGAGTTCTCCATCCCCACCATCGCCGCCCTCCTCACCATCGTGGGCTACTCCATCAACGACTCCATCGTGGTCTCCGACCGGATCCGGGAGAACCAGAAGCTCCTCCGGGGCCTGGCCTACCGGGAGCTGGTGAACCGCTCCATCAACCAGACCCTCTCCCGCACGGTGATGACCAGCCTCACCACCCTCTTGCCCATCCTGGCCCTCCTCTTCCTGGGGGGAAGCGTGCTCCGCGACTTCGCCCTGGCCATCTTCGTAGGCATCTTCGTGGGCACCTACAGCTCCATCTACGTGGTGAGCGCCCTGGTGGTCTTCTGGAAGGACCTGAGGAGGAAGGAGGCCAAGGGGGCGGCCTAA